ttttttctatatttgttaattttgctttaaatttttttaacttattgattcttctcgttcagaagaatcggaaaagtttttttttttttatcgaaactcaaattttttttaagaaaattttatttttgtacttattttttctttattcaaaaaatcatgagtttagatcataattttttactttttcgattcctcttattgaaacgaatcaataaactacaaaagtttgatgcaaaataaacaaatacaaaaaaaatttaaataaagaaaaaaaaagtcactcaatttttaatccaaacgCACCCAAAACTGGCATTGGTATACAGATATTTTAGCTTAGGTATATACCTACATTTTGATTCCCTTCAACACGTATATATACAAAGATCTCCcctattttccaaaaatgggagaaaaggaagtaaaatgggtcgggtcgggtgggtttggaccataattttaaaatttttcgattcttctctttGAATAGAactaataatccaaaaaaaaattgacacagaacgtacaaatataaaaaaaattaaaaattgactTATATAGCCGAAAGACCCCACGGGGTTTTGCCCATTTGTGAACATGTTTCAATCCTATTGGGAGAAGACAGTGGAGAAGGAAAGGAGGGGGgaagaggggggaaaaaaagaaaaaataaataaaaaaagaggaaacACGGGTCGAGTTGGGTCgggtgggtttgggtttggcttaACCCATATTCGACCCAATTCATTTCACCCCGTTTACTATTTGACCCGCCCATATTTGACCCGTGACTCGTTTCAACCCgctcatttgccacctctaaaaCCAACCATAGCAAGTGTCACGGGGGTGTAAATCGCCTACAGATTCagcccgtgatggcaccaagtttccAACAAGACTTGATATCAACCAACAAAATAGAACACACACACGAGTTTGAATGAAGTCTAGCACGCACACAGTATACAGGAACCCGTCCCAATCTTTTAGTGCACCGACAATACAAGGAAAACATTTAGAGTACTAGACAGAACATTTGTAACGCCCACCGACAATACAAGGAAAACATTTAGAGTACTAGACAAAACATCTGTAACCCCCCGATTTTcagacacgttaattaaatcatttctaattgatttaataacccataaaactgatttaagaaataaaattttactaaaTAAAGTTTAGCAGCAAAAAtctcaaataccaaattcaaaataacTTAACTGTCTTACAatccaataaataaaaaaaaaacagagtttgacaaatgtgataacacttttggaaattcaaataacaatactttaaattaacagagcttctaagggtggGGTATCCATggctcgacaaactccccttcctcagctgggaggtcctcaccTTGATACTGGTCATCTTCAAGAGGATTCTGCTCTTCGAtctcttgattacctggcataaaacaccagcccaacggcaccataatgagttttgaaactcagtagataatccgaaccctactaaccccttactcTACAGTTAGCAGTTCGACAATATAAAAATTGACAATATGCAGAAGGCACAGAATAGTAGCACATcatcctttttctttactatccatcaacttacatgatatctaaggattctctccacgACATCCTTTTTCttccacatccactaactacaactgtctcatgggtccacccttcctcttgcttatcctgcaccaggatCCTATGTGAGTTCATCTAAATTATGTatctagcatgttctcacttaagaccataacaggaggatcgagtcctcccatgacgcatcgtacattagggtcggggACTCCCTACCACTACTTATAACCGTTTCATGGGACCTATTCCCTCttgaacaaaagaagcaaattttcccatgacgcattatacaatagcgtcacaacatctctcaacactgggccccattggttacccattcaacacagggccccattggttacccttgccatcaccatggctcaaatcatcaTCCACaaactcacactttcaacactttattattttccattacttaacatcgtctacgtgAGTCGCTACTCGTAACCATCCCGTGAAATTAACCTAGTTGTCCAATCTAACAATCAGGTAATTCCACAACAACATGATTATTTGAAAGGCTGGAAAGAAAATAACACTATGACAAAATCAAGGTTGATGCTCAAAGTTTAACATGTCCGAAGGCAGTAGAATTAATGTTTCGAACTTCCCACTGTTCATCCAAATTATATTCAATCCAAGGATTTAGAATTAACACGAGTTTAAACCTCAGGGGTTGAAAGTAATAAAGTATATATTGTATCAAAATAATTTGAACTATTAACTAACTAAAGGACTAAACCGTAGTTTATTCcgaaacttttttaaaaagtccTCTGTTCAACGCAGGAGGTGACATCGGCATGATGTCgcctcatcttcaacctcaggccaaatgaaaaattatagaGTGTGGTAAACTCACACGCTCAAAACTTTGATCGACGCATGTGATCTAACCTGACATTGTACGGAGGCTTGTTATATCATTATCCGAACCGTCCTGAGGAGGTGAACAAGATGGACAGATCAGCTTTTCCGTaccagcaaaaataaataaataaacgcAGATTTTTGTTCGGAGCTCGGTTCGCACTCTCTTTCTTCGTTTGTGTTCATTTTATACGCTATGGAGTGCTAAAATTGGTCTTAACCTACTGGGAAACAACCAATATACTGGGCCCGAATATTAATTAGCTTTTCACAGCGACGTAATGTTCCAATTCCAAGCTTTTTCGAAAGTTTACGGTTCGGCTTGGGTTTCTTGTTATCGCAACGAAACGTCAAACGTACATCACCTGCACATTGATAGTATTATATAGTAACATATAAATATACACAGCAAGATGGAGTGTAATTGCATTATgcaaaatttgaaaaccaaCATAAAAGCTACAGCAAACTCTCAACAGAAAACAGAAGATTTCCAATTTAGGTGAGGTTGATGCATGGAGTTATCTACATCCGTTCAAAGCCATCAAAACATTAATCAGGAACTAAATATACTTATGGGGAAGTAGGAGAGTGATTATCCTACCTTGGTTTCGGTCGAAAAAGCGGTTAACTGGTTTGGACGGTTTCGGACAGCTACGAAAGAATCGGAGAAGACGACGGAGCAACAGGACGCCGGGGCTGACTTCGGATAATTAGGAATTGGTTCAGAGGTGCTCGGGGTCGTGCTAGAGTTGGTGTAGCGCGGATTTAGGTTCGGGTGAGTGTAGAACCGGAACCCACTTCACATTTTTCCTCCAGACCTCCCTTGCCGAAGCTtagattctctctctttttcctttccttgctTTTGAATTTCTATGGTAGTGTGAAGGGTGTTAATGTTCAGTTTTCTGGATTGGAAGGGGGATATGCTTATAATGGAGAGAAGAGTGGGGTGATAGGGAGGAGTAGTGggcgagagaaaaaaaatggagtagaAGGGGTGGTGgctcggcagagagagagagaaataaggaaGTGAGGGAACATGGTTCCTAAAATTTTGGGATGGGTACGTAGTGTTAGGTTTGGGTAGGAAAAAGAATtatttatatgtatgtatatgtatatatgttgaaCAAAAAAAGTAGTTACTGATTTTtatgaaatttaaataaataatgaaactaattgtaaaataaataatcgGGTAAACTTGTTAGTTTATTTAATTAACAATATGtctgtgtgtatgtgtgtgtgtgtctatatatatatatattaaaaaaaattaaggccaaaattagggtcgttacaacctatcccccttaaaatattttcgtcctcgaaattaaaatGTACCTTCTGGAGGAAACAGATATGGGTAGTTGGTGCGCATAGTATCGGCTCGCTCCCAAGTTGACTCCTTTATACCCTGATGCCGCCATAAGATCCTGACAAGTTTGATCGTCTTACCACGAATATTCTTCTCACTATAATCTTGGATCTCAACCGGTTGTTCATCGAAAGTCGTGTCTTCGTTAAGTGTTATCTCCTCCCAGTTGAGTATGTGGGAGGGGTGTGACATGTATTTGCGAAGCATAGACACATGAATAACGTTGTGAACTCTGTCAATCTGTGGTGGCAGGGCTAGGCGATAGGCGACTTCTCCAATCTTCTCCAAAATCTCGAATGGTCCGATATACCGGGGTGATagcttccctttctttccaaatCGAATAACTCCTCGTCGTGGCTTGATTTTAACAAATACATGCTCTCCAGCTTGAAAAGACAGTGGTATGGTCCTCTTGTCAGCGTATCCTTTCTATCGGCTTTGAGCAGTCAAAAGTCGTTGGCGGATGATTTTGACTTTTTCTGTTGTCTCCCTAACAAGTTCTGGTCCTAATAGGCTTGACTCCCTTAGCTCGGTCCAACAGATAGGTGATCGGCATGGTCATTCATATAGGGCTTCGTACGGAGCCATCTCGATACTGGCTTGATAGCTGTTGTTATAAGCGAATTCGACCAACGACAAGTGACGCTCCCAATTTCCACCTAAGTCCAAGGCACAGGCATGGAGCATATCCTCTAGGGTCTGAATCGTCCTTTCGATTTGTCCGTCCGTTTGTGGGTGGAAAGCTGTACTCAAACGAAGGtctgttcccaatgctttctgtaGACTCTGCCAGAATTTTGACGTGAAGCGTGGGTCGCGGTCGAATACAATTGATACCGGTACCCCATGTAGTCGTACAATCTCTTGAATGTAGAGTCTGCCGAACGATTCCATGGTATCTGTCATGCGTACAGGGAGGTAATCGAGGTAATCCTGTCATGCGCACATCATTCCATAGTCAATCGATCAACAATTACCCAGATGGCAGTGTTGGATTTAGGTGATCGAGGTAATCCTGTGACGAAGTCCATAgtgatgtgctcccacttccaatCAGGTATAGGTAATGGCTGAAGTGTTCCTCCAAGTTTTTGGTGTTCAGCTTTAACTTGCTAACAAGTGAGACACGTGGACACGTAAACTACTACAGCCTTCTTAATTCCGCTCCACCAATATTGACGATGGAGATCTTGGTACATCTTCGTACTTCCTGGATGTACGGCAAAGTTAGAATGGTGAAACTCCTTCAATACGGCTTTTCGAAGTGTACCAATGTCAGGTACAAAAATTCGTTCTTGGAAACGGAGACTCTTGTCGGAGTGAACTGCCCACCCAGCTGATGCTTTTCTAGTTGAAAGTTGGTATATATGATGAAATCGCACTCCTGATCAAAGGTTTGGGCCAACAGAATTTCTCGATGTAAAGGGGGCGTgacaaacaaagcaaaaaggcAGGCTCCTTCTGCTCTTACGGTAGGTTGAAGTCTGAACTCATTAATGGCTTCCATCATTTTCCATTCCCTGATGGCCATACTTGCCACCTATCCTCAAGTTTTGCGACTGAGAATGTTAGCGACTACATTGGCCTTCCCAGGGTGATAAGACAATGTGAAACTGTAGTCCTCCATTTATTCCATCCATCTCCTTTGCCTCATGTTCAGCTCCTTTTGAGTGAATAGatacttcaaacttttgtgatcaTTGAACACCTCAAACTGTTCTCCGTATAGATAGTAACGCCAGGACTTAAAGGCGAATACTACTGCCgccaattccaaatcatgagcCGGATAATTCTTCTCATGCTGCCTTAGTTGTCAGGATCCATAAGCGATGACCTTTCCATTTTGTATGAGCACAGCTCCCAATCCATCTTTGGATGCGTCATAGTACACTGCATATCCCACATTTCGCTCGGGAATTATTAATATGGGGGCGCTGGTTAATCTCTTCTTGAGCTCTTGGAACGATTTCTCACACGCTTCGTTCCATTCAAACTTGACCCCTTTCTGGGTCAGTCGTGTCATTGGTTTCCCCAAAATTGAGAAATCTTGAATGAACCTTCTGTAGTAGCCAGCTAATCCTAAGAAACTCCTAATCTCAAACACTGTTGATGGTCGTTTCCAGTCCATGACAGCTTCTACTTTGCTATTATCCATAGAGATTCCTTTCTTAGACACCACGTGTCCTAGaaatttgacttctttcatccaAAATTCGTACTTGCTGGCTTTTGCGTATAATTGATTATCCCAAAGTACTTACAGTACAATTCTCAAATGCTCCTCATGTTCCTTCTCTGTTGGCGAGTACACCAaaatgtcatcaatgaacactaccacaaatTTGTCCAAATATGGTGTGAAAATTTTGTTCATTAGACACATGAAAACGGCAGGAGCGTTGgttagcccaaatggcatcaccACAAATTCATAGTGACCATAACGGGTTCGAAAAGCCGTCTTGGGTATGTCACTATCTCTAACTCGCAGTTAATGGTATCCAGACCGTAGATCGATCTTTGAAAAGCAAGTTGATCGAACAAGTCATCGATTCTAGGTAAGGGATAATGGTTCTTGATTGTGACTCTATTGAGTTGGCGATAGTCAATGCAGAGTCTGAGTGTTCCTTCTTTCGTTTTGACGAATAAAGCTGGGGCCCCACGGTGATGTACTGGGTCGGATAAAACCTTTGTCCATTAATTCTTGTAGCTGAGTCTTCAACTCTCGTAGTTCCGCTGGTGCCATTCTGTATGGTGCCATGGATATTGGTGCCATGCCTGGTTGTAACTCGATCATGAAATCCAAGTCCCGATGTGGCGGCAGTCCAGGTAACTCATCAGGAAACACGTCCTCATACTCACACACAATATGAGGAAGACCGAGTTCCATACGATCTATCTCCTTTAGCTTGAGGCTTGCTAGCCAGccagaaagcttatcatgccaccTTGATCGGTGTGTGGTTATAGCGCAGGGgtcttgtctatcccccttaaatttgaAGCACGTACCATCTGGTGAATACGTTGTCACCATCTTCCGATGGCAATCTATGACAGTGCGATGcgcggataaccaatccattccaaGTATGACATCAAAGTCTGTCATGTCGATTACTCGTAGGTTGAAAGTTAATCTCAAGTTAGATACTTCTAATTCGCACCCCTTACAGATTAACCCCATAGAAATTTTACTGCCTAATGGTGAGGTTACATGCATCGTCGTCCCTAGAAGTTCTGTTTCTAGTCCAAGAGTAGAAACACATGCAGCAGATATGAAAGAGTGCGAAGCTCCTGAATCGAATAATGCTTGAATACAAGTGTTATATAGTATAAGAGTACCTTGTATCACTGATGGGTTATACACCTCCTCAGTATCTTGCTCGGTGCCTTGCAGAGCAAAGACTCTACCTTCTGTTGGCTTATTCTGTCCGCCTGCATTGTTCTGAAAAGGACAGAATTGTTGCCGATTCCATCCGATCTTCTGTTGGTTCGGATTAACCGGATTCTGGTTCCTAAACCCTGACGGTCGAGCCTGAAATTGCTGCTGTCCCCCTTGCCCAAAATTCCCAGATCCAATAAGTTTTGGGCAGTTGTTCCTGAAATGGCCTTCTTGGTTACAGTTGAAACACCTGTGGTTATaaaatgcctggggtgaattttggttttggttttgatttggatTAGACTTGGAGTTCTTCCAGGTTTAAGGGATTTGCTGTAGAGGGCGAGGGTTGTTCTGGTAATAGGTTGTTTGAGCGACAATAGTCTTGTTGTGATTTGTTCGCATTGGTCCTCCAACCGACGGGCCATTTTTCTTTTGCGCCTCCCAGGTTGACTTTGAATTAGATTTCTCGCGTTCCATCATAAGTGCACATCTCACCACCTCTGCATAGGTGTGATACTCATGAGAAACCACACTAGTACGAATACAGTGGGACAGACCCCATTCGAACTTCCTTGCCTTTGCATCATCGGTGGGTACTATAGTAGTTGCATGACGCGTGAGTTCTTCAAAACGGGCAGCATACTGGGTTACTGTCAGAGTACGCTGCTTCAAGTCCATAAATTCCTGGGCCATGGCTTGGAAGTATTTTTCAAGGAAAAGGTTTTCAAACATCCGCCAGGTCATAGTTGTCAGATTATGAGTGGTTTTAATCAAATCCCACCAATGATCTGCTTCCCCTTGCATCTGAAATGTTGCTAAGGCAATGCGATCACCCGCATTGGTCACATTAAGTACTTCCAGGTACTTGGAGATTTGTTTGATCCATGCTTCTGCAGCACTAGGGTTTGCTTCCCCATAAAAGATCGGAGGGCGATGTTTGCAGAATGCATCCAAAAGTTGATATCTACTCCTGGTTAGAGGTccatgttgttgttgttgtggctGTTGAGGgttagcagcagcagcagcaacaaatgCTTGCATCAGTTGAATTAAGTCGGGCTGTCCTCCTTGCCCATCTGGTTGTGATCCGCCATTTTGTCCATCGTTCATGTGGGACCCGTGTCGTGTTTCCACcatctatatataaatatatatatatatatatgaaatttttttttgtttttttgtttgggggtTTTCTGTTTTCATACTTAGTGAGCATTAATAAGCGACGAATGTAATAACATCAATGTGacaaaagtcaatttttttttttaatactggAATGAAGTATATGAGTCCTACTACCAactagaataaaataaaaaaaaataaattagaacatgatgaaaaggaaacaatactACTGTCTAAAAAGAAcattaaacaaataaagaaagtcAGACTACTATGTCACCCTACTCAATAGTTCAAGACTACATTTTCCTTATTGACCCTCAAAACTACCCTAATTTCTCCTCATCTAGTCGTCGAAAAAATTCGGATACTGCCTTCTCATCATACTCTCAGGCTCCATAGTTTGCTTGGTAACGCCGTAGCACTCCCATGTCACAGTCCACAGCGGGTCGTTCTGATGTTCATTGGGACCAACTACATTCTGCATGTGGATTTGTGTTTCGATGTATTCTCGGTGATCATTATAATCCACCCCTGCAGGTACGATGTGACTGTCATCTCTCGGGCGACGATTGGTAACAAGTGTGTATAGGAAGTACTCCGAGTAATGCTCTGCAAATCCCGGTGGTACTGCTACTCGATAGTAATCTTGTTGGCGAGGAGATAAGACTCGTATTGGTCCTAAGTAAAATGGTTGTGCCTTGCGTTTCCAGGGACAAGGGTGCAGCGGAGCTAATTCCACAAACACATAAGTGTTAGTGGCAAAAATTGGAGGCTCAAGATCATCAACTTCACTCTCCAGATCTTCCTCCTCCggggctggtggtggtggtggcggtatCGGTACTATTGGCTCCGGATGCATTAGCCTCCATTGTAGTTCATCTTCCCAATTGACTGGTGCATCGATTGGAGCCAACCAACCATCATCGTCCTCTTCATTGGGAGACAACCAACCCTCAttgtcctcttcctcttccatgTCCTCGTCAGCTTCATCTTCCTCAGCAGAGCTCTCATGGTTCTGATCTTCCTCCAGGAATGGTGGTTCCTCAGGGTCTTGTTCTTCTTCACTAACATATTCTGGGGGTGTCCTTTGAATGTCATGACTAACAGGAGTTGGGGCGGCAGTGACTTGAAGAGGGGCATTGTTAAGATTGGTATAATATGAATAGTAAGGATTGTCCTCCATACGAAATCCTGGTATTGACCTCAAGACCCTctgaatctctctctcattagCGGTTACCCTTTGAGGACCCCAATCTTGTGAGTGGTGTACCCTTCTTCGGCAAAACAAATTAGCTGTACACCATTGGTACTAAGCATAAAGGGGAGGGAAATCTATTGGAACATATGGATCTTCGAATGAAAGGTCAGGCCCTATGCGTCCTAGAGGGTCTCGCAGCCTCGTCCACTCATCAGCTATTTGTGCACAGTATACTGGGTCCATCTACAAAGAATAGCTATAATTAGATTTAGGGTTAAGCAGCGCATATTACAAATTCTGAATAGTTTTGATTAACTCTTCAAGTTATTCTCTCAGTGTGACgttctacccaatctacccaaggtcagagggtttgaacctaaagctctgataccaaattgtaacgccccgattttcggacacgttaattaaatcatttctaattgatttaataacccttcaaactgatttaagaaataaaattttatcaaacaaagtTTAGCAGCAAAAAtctcaaataccaaattcaaaataacTTAACTGTCTTacaatctaataaaaaaaaaaagtttgacaaatgtgataacacttttgaaaattcaaataccaatactttaaattaacagagcttctaagggtagggTATCCATggctcgacaaactccccttcctcagctgggaggtcctcaccctgATACTGGTCATCTTCAAGAGGATTCTGCTCTTCGAtctcttgattacctggcataaaacaccagcccaacggcaccataatgagttttgaaactcagtagataatctcaaccctactaaccccttactcTACAGTTAGCAGTTCGACAATATAAAAATTGACAATATGCAGAAGGTTCAGAATACTAGCGCATcatcctttttctttactatccatcaacttACATAATATCTAAGGATtttctccacgagatccttttcctcccacatccactaactacaaccgtctcataggtccacccttcctcttgcttatcctgtaccaggATCCTATGTGAGTTCATCTAAATTATGTATCTAGCAtattctcacttaagaccataacaggaggatcgagtcctCCCATGACGCATCGTACATTAGGATCGGACACTCCCTACCACTAATTATAACCGTTTCATGGGGCCTATTCCTTTttgaacaaaagaagcaaattttcccatgacgcattatacaatagcgtcacaacatctctcaacactgggccccattggttacccacttcaacacagggccccattggttacccttgccatcaccatggctcaaatcatcaACCACaaactcacactttcaacactttattattttccattacttaacatcgtctacgtgAGTCGCTACTCGTAACCATCCCGTGAAATTAACCTAGCTGTCCAATCTAACAATCAGACAATTCCACAACAACATGATTATTTACCTAGTTGTCCAATCTAACAATCAGACAATTCCACAACAACATGATTATTTGAAAGACTGGAAAGAAAATAACACTATGACAAAATCAAGGTTGATGCTCAAAGTTTAACATGTTTGGAGGCAGTAGAATTAATGTTTCGAACTTCCCACTGTTCATCCAAATTATATTCAATCCAAGGATT
The sequence above is drawn from the Rhododendron vialii isolate Sample 1 chromosome 6a, ASM3025357v1 genome and encodes:
- the LOC131330378 gene encoding uncharacterized protein LOC131330378, whose protein sequence is MDNSKVEAVMDWKRPSTVFEIRSFLGLAGYYRRFIQDFSILGKPMTRLTQKGVKFEWNEACEKSFQELKKRLTSAPILIIPERNVGYAVYYDASKDGLGAVLIQNGKQVKAEHQKLGGTLQPLPIPDWKWEHITMDFVTGLPRSPKSNTAIWDYLDYLPVRMTDTMESFGRLYIQEIVRLHGVPVSIVFDRDPRFTSKFWQSLQKALGTDLRLSTAFHPQTDGQIERTIQTLEDMLHACALDLGGNWERHLSLVEFAYNNSYQATGEHVFVKIKPRRGVIRFGKKGKLSPRYIGPFEILEKIGEVAYRLALPPQIDRVHNVIHVSMLRKYMSHPSHILNWEEITLNEDTTFDEQPVEIQDYSEKNIRGKTIKLVRILWRHQGIKESTWERADTMRTNYPYLFPPEGDVRLTFRCDNKKPKPNRKLSKKLGIGTLRRCEKLINIRAQYIGCFPLICPSCSPPQDGSDNDITSLRTMSGNQEIEEQNPLEDDQYQGEDLPAEEGEFVEPWIPHP
- the LOC131330379 gene encoding uncharacterized protein LOC131330379 translates to MVETRHGSHMNDGQNGGSQPDGQGGQPDLIQLMQAFVAAAAANPQQPQQQQHGPLTRSRYQLLDAFCKHRPPIFYGEANPSAAEAWIKQISKYLEVLNVTNAGDRIALATFQMQGEADHWWDLIKTTHNLTTMTWRMFENLFLEKYFQAMAQEFMDLKQRTLTVTQYAARFEELTRHATTIVPTDDAKARKFEWGLSHCIRTSVVSHEYHTYAEVVRCALMMEREKSNSKSTWEAQKKNGPSVGGPMRTNHNKTIVAQTTYYQNNPRPLQNNCPKLIGSGNFGQGGQQQFQARPSGFRNQNPVNPNQQKIGWNRQQFCPFQNNAGGQNKPTEGRVFALQGTEQDTEEVYNPSVIQGTLILYNTCIQALFDSGASHSFISAACVSTLGLETELLGTTMHVTSPLGSKISMGLICKGCELEVSNLRLTFNLRVIDMTDFDVILGMDWLSAHRTVIDCHRKMVTTYSPDGTCFKFKGDRQDPCAITTHRSRWHDKLSGWLASLKLKEIDRMELGLPHIVCEYEDVFPDELPGLPPHRDLDFMIELQPGMAPISMAPYRMAPAELRELKTQLQELMDKGFIRPSTSPWGPSFIRQNERRNTQTLH